From one Agrobacterium fabrum str. C58 genomic stretch:
- a CDS encoding aldehyde dehydrogenase (NADP(+)): protein MSFKPHGKHLVAGEWVATEAKFRSEPAHGEAFDFSVGTVDLVNAAAEAAEEAFWSYGYTTREERAAFLDTIADEIEARADAITEIGSSETGLPAGRLQGERGRTVGQLHLFASHIRKGDYLDRRHDEALPDRQPLPRPDIRLMQRPIGPVAVFGASNFPLAFSTAGGDTAAALAAGCPVVVKGHSAHPGTGEIVAEAVLAAVKKHNLHPGVFSLIQGGRRDVGSALVQHPRIKAVGFTGSLAGGRALFDLCAQRPEPIPFFGELGSVNPMFLLPEAVAARGEAIAKGWAGSLTMGAGQFCTNPGIAVILSEQADAVAETARAALSEVGPQVMLTDGIAAAYRDGRDRIAAGNGVRDVLTTTCNLRNATPYLYRVAGKDWVANHALAEEVFGPLGLIVTVDSAEEMLEVAKSFEGQLTATMHLDAGDAELGRKLLPILERKAGRVLANGFPTGVEVSEAMVHGGPYPASTNFGATSVGTMSIRRFMRPVSYQNIPSDVLPEDIR, encoded by the coding sequence ATGAGTTTCAAGCCGCATGGCAAACATCTGGTTGCAGGAGAATGGGTCGCAACGGAAGCAAAATTCCGCAGTGAGCCTGCACATGGCGAAGCTTTCGATTTTTCGGTCGGCACCGTCGATCTGGTGAATGCGGCCGCAGAAGCAGCCGAAGAGGCCTTCTGGAGCTACGGCTATACCACCCGCGAAGAGCGCGCCGCATTCCTCGACACCATCGCCGATGAAATCGAAGCCCGCGCCGACGCCATCACCGAAATCGGCTCGTCCGAGACCGGCCTGCCCGCCGGACGCCTGCAGGGCGAACGTGGCCGCACCGTTGGTCAGCTACACCTTTTCGCATCGCATATCCGCAAGGGCGATTATCTCGACCGCCGCCACGACGAAGCCCTGCCGGATCGCCAGCCGCTGCCGCGCCCGGATATCCGCCTGATGCAGCGTCCGATCGGCCCCGTCGCCGTCTTCGGCGCTTCCAACTTCCCGCTCGCCTTCTCCACGGCCGGTGGTGATACCGCCGCTGCTCTGGCTGCCGGCTGCCCCGTCGTCGTCAAGGGCCATTCCGCCCATCCCGGCACCGGTGAAATCGTTGCCGAAGCCGTGCTTGCTGCCGTCAAGAAGCACAATCTGCATCCCGGCGTCTTCTCGCTGATCCAGGGCGGTCGCCGCGATGTCGGTTCCGCACTCGTGCAGCATCCACGCATCAAGGCGGTCGGTTTCACCGGCTCGCTCGCCGGCGGTCGCGCACTGTTCGATCTCTGCGCCCAACGCCCCGAGCCGATCCCGTTCTTCGGCGAACTCGGTTCCGTCAACCCGATGTTCCTGCTGCCGGAAGCAGTTGCCGCCCGTGGTGAAGCCATCGCCAAGGGTTGGGCCGGTTCGCTCACCATGGGTGCGGGCCAGTTCTGCACCAATCCCGGCATCGCCGTCATTCTCTCCGAGCAGGCGGATGCCGTGGCTGAAACCGCCCGCGCAGCACTTTCCGAAGTCGGCCCGCAGGTCATGCTGACGGACGGCATCGCCGCCGCCTATCGTGACGGTCGCGACCGTATCGCTGCCGGCAACGGCGTGCGCGACGTGCTGACGACCACCTGCAATCTGCGCAATGCAACGCCTTATCTCTACCGTGTTGCCGGCAAGGACTGGGTTGCCAACCACGCGCTTGCTGAAGAAGTCTTCGGACCACTCGGCCTGATCGTGACTGTTGATAGCGCGGAAGAAATGCTTGAAGTCGCCAAGAGCTTCGAAGGCCAGCTGACGGCGACCATGCATCTGGATGCCGGCGACGCGGAACTCGGCCGCAAGCTGCTGCCGATCCTGGAGCGCAAGGCCGGCCGCGTTCTTGCCAACGGTTTCCCGACCGGCGTGGAAGTGTCCGAAGCCATGGTTCACGGCGGCCCCTACCCGGCCTCGACGAACTTCGGCGCAACCTCTGTCGGCACCATGTCGATCCGCCGCTTCATGCGCCCGGTTTCCTACCAGAACATCCCTTCGGACGTTCTGCCCGAAGACATCCGCTAA
- a CDS encoding TRAP transporter substrate-binding protein codes for MTIIDRRHLLKLSALGAATLAAPALMRPAQARTRRLTVASLFADDKPETKIWVKISELVEAKLPGRFHFNIVKSGALGGEKEVAENIRLGSVQASLSTVSSLSGWVPELQILDLPFLFRDSEHVRKVVTGETGEELKTKLAAQQFVAADFINYGARHLLAKEPVTRPEQLKGKKIRVIQSPLHTKLWSAFGMTPVGIPITETYNALATGVADAMDLTKSAYAGFKLYEVVPYLTETGHIWATGVVYYGAAFWNQLDDEEKKVFLEASSEGARYFNQLIVEDEVKSVDLALSKGGKVLQPEMLDEWRKGAQGVWQDFAGIVGGLEKIEAIQSI; via the coding sequence ATGACCATTATCGATCGCCGTCATCTCCTCAAACTCTCCGCTCTCGGTGCCGCGACGCTTGCCGCACCGGCCCTGATGCGCCCGGCGCAGGCCAGGACCCGCCGCCTCACGGTCGCATCGCTATTTGCCGACGACAAGCCCGAGACGAAGATCTGGGTGAAGATCAGCGAGCTGGTGGAGGCGAAATTGCCCGGCCGTTTCCACTTCAACATCGTCAAGAGCGGGGCCCTGGGCGGCGAAAAGGAGGTGGCAGAAAACATCCGCCTCGGATCGGTTCAGGCGAGCCTCTCCACCGTCTCTTCCCTGTCCGGCTGGGTGCCGGAACTGCAGATCCTCGATCTGCCCTTCTTGTTTCGAGATAGTGAACATGTGCGCAAGGTGGTGACGGGTGAGACCGGCGAAGAACTGAAGACAAAGCTTGCCGCACAGCAATTCGTCGCCGCCGATTTCATCAATTACGGCGCACGTCATCTTCTGGCCAAGGAGCCTGTGACCCGGCCGGAACAGTTGAAGGGCAAGAAAATCCGCGTCATTCAGAGCCCGCTGCACACCAAATTGTGGAGCGCCTTCGGCATGACACCGGTCGGCATTCCGATCACCGAAACCTATAATGCGCTGGCGACCGGGGTGGCCGACGCCATGGACCTCACCAAATCGGCCTATGCCGGTTTCAAGCTTTACGAGGTCGTGCCTTATCTGACCGAGACCGGCCATATCTGGGCCACGGGCGTTGTTTATTACGGTGCAGCCTTCTGGAACCAGCTGGACGATGAGGAAAAGAAGGTCTTCTTGGAAGCCTCCAGCGAAGGTGCCCGTTATTTCAACCAGTTGATCGTGGAAGATGAAGTAAAGTCCGTCGACCTCGCGCTCTCGAAGGGTGGCAAGGTGCTGCAGCCGGAAATGCTGGATGAATGGCGCAAGGGCGCGCAGGGCGTCTGGCAGGATTTTGCCGGAATTGTCGGCGGTCTCGAAAAGATCGAAGCGATCCAGTCTATCTGA
- a CDS encoding TRAP transporter large permease subunit, which produces MAVAEKQRRKGFETAAAVMLSRFDAVLGAVAALILAALLLVVLINVTLRYLFHTGFIGAEDLGIWLNVAMIAVGAPLSLKSALAMRLDVFVRFLPPRFHAATEILADAFSFVAALILALGGVEIAAMLGGTSPTLGLPEWVRFGFLGAGGALIFVYLTLQRFSEGKTFAVLLSMTIALVAYVGLPQIFVDTTLPPSLFLALTAAVGLVLAAPLAHAFLAAAYVAIAFGSTLPEPAIVSSTVTGMSKFLLLAIPFFLLAGSLLTISGVANQLVRFAASVVGHRRAGLAQTTLLTSVLFSGASGSSVANAAFGASTFQPELVKHGYPPAQAGAIIAATSVLDNVIPPSIAFLILATATNLSVGSLLVGGFFAGGLMAVCLGVAIHLSVRSVDTLPRATGAERWRSAIAAIPAFGLGVIVVVGIRIGIVTTTEAAALAALYTLLLGFGYRLGVGRIFATFRQSAGEAAAIGLLIGTAGPFAFLLAVDNVSGLVTDFVTVLGGSKITVLLLSNLILLAVGLVLDIGAAILLFGPILLPAAVAAGIDPIHFGVILVVNLMIHGLTPPLGMLIFVVSGVTRVPAAALFRAVIPYLVSLLVALAILCLWAILF; this is translated from the coding sequence ATGGCGGTAGCGGAAAAGCAGAGGCGCAAAGGCTTCGAGACGGCGGCAGCGGTGATGCTGTCGCGCTTCGATGCCGTGCTCGGCGCGGTGGCCGCGTTGATCCTTGCGGCCCTTCTCTTGGTGGTGCTGATCAATGTCACCCTGCGATATCTGTTCCACACCGGCTTCATCGGCGCGGAAGATCTAGGCATATGGCTCAATGTGGCGATGATCGCCGTTGGCGCACCGCTCAGCCTCAAAAGCGCATTGGCGATGCGGCTTGATGTCTTCGTGCGCTTCCTGCCGCCGCGGTTTCATGCCGCCACTGAAATTCTCGCCGATGCCTTCTCCTTTGTTGCGGCGCTCATCCTCGCTTTGGGTGGGGTGGAGATCGCGGCGATGCTGGGTGGTACTTCGCCGACGCTCGGCCTGCCGGAATGGGTGCGTTTCGGTTTTCTTGGCGCAGGCGGCGCGCTTATCTTTGTCTATCTGACGCTTCAGCGTTTCAGCGAAGGCAAGACATTCGCCGTTCTGCTGTCCATGACCATCGCACTTGTGGCCTATGTCGGACTGCCGCAAATATTCGTTGATACGACCCTGCCGCCCAGCCTGTTTCTGGCGCTGACGGCGGCGGTGGGACTGGTTCTGGCGGCACCGCTCGCTCACGCTTTTCTTGCTGCCGCTTATGTGGCGATTGCCTTTGGCAGCACCTTGCCCGAGCCGGCGATCGTTTCCTCGACCGTAACGGGCATGTCGAAATTCCTGCTGCTCGCCATCCCCTTCTTCCTGCTGGCCGGAAGCCTGCTGACAATATCGGGTGTCGCCAACCAGCTCGTCCGTTTCGCCGCTTCCGTGGTCGGCCACCGCCGGGCGGGTCTGGCGCAGACGACGCTTTTGACCAGCGTGCTGTTTTCCGGCGCGTCCGGTTCATCGGTCGCCAACGCCGCCTTCGGCGCGTCCACCTTTCAGCCGGAACTCGTCAAACACGGCTATCCGCCGGCGCAGGCGGGCGCGATTATTGCCGCGACATCCGTGCTCGACAATGTCATTCCGCCGTCCATCGCTTTCCTGATCCTCGCCACGGCCACCAATCTTTCGGTGGGCTCGCTGCTGGTCGGCGGCTTTTTCGCCGGTGGGCTGATGGCGGTCTGCCTCGGCGTGGCGATCCATTTGAGCGTGCGCAGCGTCGATACCCTGCCACGCGCCACCGGGGCAGAGCGATGGCGCTCGGCCATCGCGGCCATACCGGCCTTCGGCCTCGGCGTCATCGTGGTGGTTGGCATCCGTATCGGCATCGTCACAACCACGGAAGCGGCGGCCCTTGCGGCGCTCTATACGCTGCTCCTTGGCTTCGGTTACCGGCTGGGCGTGGGCCGCATTTTCGCGACCTTCCGGCAATCGGCTGGGGAGGCGGCAGCAATTGGTCTTCTGATCGGCACCGCCGGTCCTTTCGCCTTTCTGCTGGCAGTGGACAATGTCTCCGGCCTCGTCACGGATTTTGTCACTGTGCTTGGCGGCAGCAAGATCACCGTATTGCTGCTCTCCAATCTCATCCTGCTCGCGGTCGGTCTGGTGCTGGATATCGGCGCGGCGATCCTGCTCTTCGGGCCCATCCTGCTGCCCGCCGCCGTGGCGGCCGGCATCGATCCCATTCATTTCGGTGTCATTCTGGTGGTTAATCTGATGATCCACGGCCTGACACCGCCGCTCGGCATGCTCATTTTCGTGGTCAGCGGCGTGACCCGTGTTCCGGCGGCAGCACTTTTCCGGGCGGTCATTCCCTATCTCGTCTCGCTGCTCGTTGCCCTCGCCATTTTATGCCTATGGGCCATATTGTTTTAA